A portion of the Phycodurus eques isolate BA_2022a chromosome 3, UOR_Pequ_1.1, whole genome shotgun sequence genome contains these proteins:
- the idua gene encoding alpha-L-iduronidase: MPRKALLAFAFLAWITSEAASDSFVINVDLGKPVAPLKHFWRSTGFCPPLPHTEADQFDLSVDQQQNLAYVGSVPHGGIQQVRIHWMLELVTAQDVGGQPQYNFTKLDQLMNLLWINGLQPGFELMGSVSNYFTNFEEKSQVFKWRNLVHLIAKRYIDKFGLGSVSQWNFETWNEPNNHDFDNVSMSIQGFLNYYDACSEGLRAASNLLKFGGPGDSCHSPPHSPYCWAMLQHCYNGTNYFTGETGIRIDYIALHKKGGGCALPILQQELQTVGEIQEHFPQFRSRPVYNDEADPLVGWSRAQEWRADVTYAAMAVKVISQHQDVLSANTSFNYALLSNDNAFLSYHPHPFTQRTLTARFQVNNTQPPHVQLIRKPILTVMGLLALLGETQVLAQVSNSSSADDSHSGRVGVLASTHGQEIPSGSDSWQAALLVYSSDDNRTSASINVVTASLKGLEPHTGLVYVTYLLDNNVSNPYQQWQKMGSPIYPTTDQFTKLRNVQDPLVDGPWPVPAGDTLTLKARLRVPSVLLIHVCARPKAAPNQVNGVRFIRITRGQVLVIWSDGCVDSKCIHTFELEYSASQKEFNRINSLNTIFTSFVYSPVDQEVSGWYRVRAVDYWGRPGMYSLPEEYSEDLYLSHHI, translated from the exons ATGCCGAGGAAAGCATTGCTTGCGTTTGCATTTCTTGCGTGGATCACATCAGAAGCTGCTTCGGATTCTTTTGTCATCAACGTCGACCTTGGAAAACCAGTAGCACCTTTGAAACACTTCTGGAGAAGCACTGGTTTTTG tcctcctcttcctcacaccGAGGCGGACCAGTTTGACCTGAGTGTTGACCAGCAGCAGAACCTGGCTTATGTGGGTTCGGTCCCCCATGGAGGGATCCAGCAGGTCAGAATCCACTGGATGTTGGAGCTGGTCACTGCCCA AGATGTTGGAGGACAACCCCAGTACAATTTTACAAAACTGGACCAGCTAATGAATCTCTTATGGATTAATGGACTGCAACCAG GTTTTGAACTGATGGGCAGCGTCTCAAACTACTTCACCAACTTTGAAGAGAAATCTCAAGTGTTCAAATGGAGAAATTTGGTTCATCTCATAGCCAAGAGGTACATCG acaaatttggtcttggAAGTGTTTCTCAGTGGAACTTTGAAACATGGAATGAGCCCAACAACCATGACTTTGATAATGTCAGCATGTCAATTCAAG GGTTTCTAAATTATTACGATGCCTGTTCGGAGGGTCTGCGGGCTGCCAGCAACTTGCTGAAGTTTGGTGGTCCGGGAGACTCCTGTCACTCGCCCCCACACTCTCCTTACTGCTGGGCCATGCTTCAACACTGCTACAATGGCACCAACTACTTCACTGGCGAGACGGGCATTCGGATTGACTACATTGCCCTGCACAAAAAG GGAGGAGGTTGCGCTTTGCCAATCCTGCAGCAGGAGCTGCAGACCGTGGGGGAGATCCAGGAGCATTTCCCCCAGTTCCGCAGTCGTCCTGTGTACAACGATGAGGCTGACCCACTGGTGGGCTGGTCCCGGGCTCAGGAGTGGAGAGCAGACGTGACCTATGCTGCCATGGCGGTCAAG GTGATCAGCCAGCATCAGGATGTGCTGTCGGCTAACACTAGCTTCAACTACGCCCTGCTGAGCAACGACAACGCCTTCCTCAGCTACCACCCTCACCCCTTCACCCAGCGCACTCTGACCGCTCGCTTCCAGGTCAACAACACCCAGCCGCCTCATGTGCAGCTCATCAGGAAGCCCATCCTCACCGTCATGGGCCTTCTGGCTCTGTTAG GTGAGACACAGGTCCTGGCACAAGTTTCGAACTCCTCAAGCGCTGATGATTCCCACAGCGGACGCGTGGGAGTTCTTGCAAGTACCCACGGGCAAGAAATCCCCAGTGGTTCAGACAGCTGGCAGGCCGCTTTGCTGGTCTACAGCAGTGACGACAACCGCACGTCGGCCAGCATTAATGTTGTCACTGCGTCGCTGAAAGGACTGGAGCCGCACACAG GTCTTGTATATGTCACCTATCTCCTGGACAATAATGTGAGTAACCCATATCAACAATGGCAAAAGATGGGAAGCCCCATCTACCCCACGACAGACCAGTTCACAAAGCTCAGGAACGTCCAG GACCCTCTCGTTGATGGACCGTGGCCGGTGCCCGCAGGCGACACTCTCACTTTGAAGGCAAGACTGCGTGTTCCCTCTGTGCTGCTGATACATGTATGTGCCCGACCCAAAGCCGCTCCAAACCAG GTCAATGGTGTGCGCTTCATCAGGATCACCAGAGGCCAGGTCCTCGTTATCTGGTCTGACGGCTGTGTTGATTCCAA ATGCATTCACACCTTTGAACTGGAGTACTCTGCAAGTCAGAAGGAGTTCAACAGGATTAATAGCCTCAACACCATTTTTACCTCATTTGTTTATTCACCTG TGGACCAGGAGGTGAGCGGCTGGTACAGAGTCCGAGCTGTGGACTACTGGGGCAGGCCTGGGATGTACTCACTGCCTGAGGAGTATTCAGAGGACCTTTATCTATCTCATCATATATAG
- the LOC133400400 gene encoding potassium voltage-gated channel subfamily V member 2-like — translation MGSTGKVFRFFNRRQSLFPNYKVTGSYVDRRSSEIVYPSAKESCVRTWNSMQELSKDIYDIYAEYEEEDDDGFSRQISPSKNYMININVGGKPYQIAYKMAARYPKTRIGRLATYTDHNMKLDLCDDYSVTNNEFFFDRDPDIFHSIFNFYRTGVLWIKDELCPRNFLEEINYWGVRIKNTQRCCRISFEERQDELNEQLKIQRELEAEVEIEENEALFQDMFMGHRRRAIWNLMEKPFSSVKAKLMAVTSSLFVLISLVAMTLNTVEEMQYRAHMGQLSGKTYWEYVESMCIAFFTMEYLLRLVSTPDLKAFSRSVLNTVDLIAILPQYVQAILEFFDNKENYMKHEADMQAVGQVGKLGQVLRIMRLMRIFRILKLARHSTGLRAFGFTLRQCYQQVGCLFLFIAMGIFSFSAMVYTVEHDMPQTNFTSIPHAWWWASVSISTVGYGDVYPETILGRLFAFICIAFGIILNGLPISILFNKFSDYYSKLKSNQYTASLKNRGKVRFAKRTVQNLNDCFGKGHRHRFSTKKSSPAPPPTILCDY, via the exons ATGGGGAGCACCGGTAAAGTGTTTCGGTTCTTCAACAGGAGACAAAGTCTCTTTCCCAACTACAAGGTCACAGGTTCTTATGTCGATCGAAGATCTTCTGAGATTGTTTATCCGTCAGCAAAGGAGAGCTGTGTGAGGACATGGAACTCTATGCAAGAGCTGAGCAAAGACATCTACGACATTTACGCTGAATAtgaagaggaagatgatgatggCTTCTCCAGACAGATTTCCCCATCCAAGAATTATATGATCAACATCAATGTAGGTGGGAAGCCATACCAAATCGCCTACAAGATGGCAGCCAGGTACCCCAAGACCAGAATTGGACGACTGGCCACTTACACCGACCACAACATGAAACTAGACCTGTGCGATGACTACAGTGTGACCAACAACGAGTTCTTCTTTGACAGAGACCCTGATATCTTTCACAGCATCTTTAATTTCTACCGAACTGGTGTGCTGTGGATCAAGGACGAGCTGTGCCCCCGCAATTTCCTTGAGGAGATCAACTACTGGGGGGTAAGGATCAAGAACACCCAACGCTGCTGCCGCATCTCCTTTGAGGAGAGACAGGACGAGCTGAATGAGCAGCTGAAGatccagagggagctggaagccGAGGTGGAGATCGAGGAGAATGAGGCGCTGTTTCAAGATATGTTCATGGGCCACAGACGGCGAGCTATCTGGAACTTGATGGAGAAGCCATTTTCTTCAGTCAAGGCCAAGCTGATGGCAGTGACCTCCAGTTTATTCGTCCTGATCTCGCTGGTGGCCATGACACTGAACACAGTGGAGGAGATGCAGTACAGAGCTCATATGGGGCAGCTCAGTGGAAAGACTTACTGGGAGTACGTGGAGTCAATGTGCATCGCCTTCTTCACTATGGAGTATCTGTTACGTCTGGTGTCCACCCCTGACCTCAAAGCCTTCAGCAGGAGTGTGCTCAACACCGTGGACCTGATCGCCATCCTGCCTCAGTACGTCCAGGCCATTCTGGAATTCTTTGACAACAAGGAAAACTACATGAAGCACGAGGCCGACATGCAGGCCGTGGGGCAGGTGGGAAAGCTCGGACAAGTCCTGCGTATCATGAGACTAATGCGGATCTTTCGGATCTTGAAGCTGGCCCGACACTCCACAGGCCTGAGGGCGTTCGGCTTTACTCTGCGCCAGTGCTACCAACAAGTCGGCTGCCTGTTCCTCTTTATCGCCATGGGGATCTTCAGCTTCTCCGCCATGGTTTACACTGTGGAGCATGACATGCCTCAAACAAACTTCACCAGCATTCCTCATGCCTGGTGGTGGGCATCT GTCAGCATCTCCACGGTTGGCTACGGCGACGTCTACCCAGAGACCATCCTTGGTCGTCTTTTTGCTTTCATCTGCATCGCCTTTGGAATCATACTCAACGGTTTGCCCATATCCATCCTCTTCAACAAGTTCTCAGACTACTACTCCAAactcaagtccaatcagtacacAGCCTCCCTGAAGAATCGAGGGAAAGTGAGGTTCGCCAAAAGGACCGTGCAGAATCTAAACGACTGCTTTGGAAAAGGCCACCGCCAT CGATTCTCAACGAAGAAGTCGTCTCCAGCTCCTCCTCCCACAATCCTCTGCGACTATTAG